The following proteins come from a genomic window of Leishmania donovani BPK282A1 complete genome, chromosome 4:
- a CDS encoding surface antigen-like protein, with protein sequence MRCREILIAVLAVTCVALSPAVAYTTSQCREVSRCDVDGTLVYAFSGECVCCPEMPTGDILPVQCVPSTAHCPSVPSCRACDTTAGMCDACMTGYVLEPTNICNECLASMCDVCQSSSEGKRCKLCSVGYYWVSGGECHAVSNSQASESNMQCRVAFCSTCASPTASTCAKCNDGYATDSNGFCVSDCNVQQCDMCYTGNSADCQLCSAGNTWSATGCSAGASGCRVGHCTTCVAGDNTNCATCESGYTLTAGYCLPQQLCADANCASCPSDAGTCTQCANGYGLVDGACVRCQVPNCFSCDSDANKCTQCAPNYYLTPLLTCSPVACNIEHCMQCDPQTPSRCQECVA encoded by the coding sequence ATGCGCTGCCGAGAAATACTGATTGCCGTGCTCGCGGTGACCTGCGTGGCACTGTCACCGGCTGTGGCCTACACCACCAGCCAATGCCGCGAAGTGTCGCGGTGCGACGTTGACGGCACCCTCGTGTACGCCTTCTCTGGCGAGTGCGTATGCTGTCCGGAGATGCCGACCGGCGATATCCTTCCAGTGCAGTGCGTTCCCTCGACCGCGCACTGCCCTAGCGTGCCCAGCTGCAGAGCGtgcgacaccaccgccgggATGTGTGACGCGTGTATGACCGGCTACGTACTCGAGCCTACCAACATCTGCAACGAGTGCTTGGCCTCGATGTGCGACGTCTGTCAGTCGAGCTCCGAAGGCAAGCGCTGCAAGCTGTGCTCAGTAGGCTATTACTGGGTGAGTGGCGGTGAGTGCCACGCCGTATCCAATAGCCAGGCCTCAGAAAGCAACATGCAATGCCGCGTCGCTTTCTGCAGCACTTGTGCCAGCCCTACCGCAAGCACCTGCGCCAAGTGCAACGACGGTTATGCAACGGATAGCAACGGGTTCTGTGTCAGCGACTGCAACGTCCAGCAGTGCGATATGTGCTACACGGGTAACTCCGCCGACTGCCAGTTGTGCTCTGCAGGGAACACGTGGAGTGCGACAGGCTGCTCAGCTGGTGCAAGCGGTTGTCGTGTCGGCCATTGCACCACCTGTGTGGCCGGCGACAACACCAACTGCGCTACATGCGAATCGGGATACACCCTCACCGCCGGCTACTGCTTGCCCCAGCAACtctgcgccgacgccaacTGCGCCAGCTGCCCCAGCGACGCGGGCACGTGCACTCAGTGCGCGAACGGCTACGGTCTCGTGGACGGCGCCTGTGTGAGGTGCCAGGTGCCCAACTGCTtcagctgcgacagcgacgcgaaTAAGTGCACACAATGTGCGCCGAACTACTACCTCACCCCGCTCTTGACCTGCTCCCCGGTGGCCTGCAACATCGAGCACTGCATGCAGTGCGATCCAcagacgccgtcgcgctgccaGGAGTGCGTGGCC
- a CDS encoding surface antigen-like protein, which yields MHSARGGSLAVAAVAVCLAVLATVGTCVFDSQEIGGSSFTFAGWSSASKEESYQSCTLTEKAFRIQGAASSLSDDATLPGGILRFSTLRVSNGYIVVEKYFPRNTNITIKDASGTVAAGMPFIDANTAIFSDQLSIVVTDSTLSWAAARSGQSMVRAPFTIQLSSSLFVLGSTVAQASSVVEVTGPSSISQKSALAVDYAKCTGCAQGLVYFTDFVRVWDRSLLRVSHSSVKGAAGKPLIGIAQRAGASLAVENSLFVVENVSSPTSNLIDAPVSMGTDAQITLRAVAVKSIGATMAGGVTAQLLTADDIAQQIPSVSVVPDTSCAAACVPTATVDSRCKCTCNADMPNMNFCTAMKDPYTNYAYLGCSVGCTTCFNETACLECRPSYEMLPSMTCSLTGLQCTDPNCKTCTTYGQCTDCNDGYGLTSSSACVRCSVAGCKSCPIDANVCEVCLGGSEPVNNMCPCTDANCASCPSDAGTCTQCANGYGLVDGACVRCQVPNCFSCDSDANKCTQCAPNYYLTPLLTCSPVACNIEHCMQCDPQTPSRCQECVAPYVVDSYDGLCRLSDA from the coding sequence ATGCACAGCGCTCGCGGCGGCTCTctcgcggtggccgccgtggcggttTGCCTGGCAGTGCTCGCCACGGTCGGCACGTGTGTGTTCGACTCGCAGGAGatcggcggcagctccttcACCTTTGCCGGGTGGTCGTCTGCCAGCAAGGAGGAATCCTACCAGAGTTGTACCCTGACCGAGAAGGCATTCAGAATTCAAGGCGCTGCAAGCTCTCTGTCGGACGACGCCACGCTGCCCGGCGGGATCCTGCGGTTCTCCACACTGCGTGTGTCGAACGGCTACATCGTCGTGGAGAAGTACTTTCCCCGGAACACGAACATCACCATCAAAGATgccagcggcaccgtcgctgcgggGATGCCTTTCATCGACGCCAACACGGCGATATTCTCTGATCAGCTCAGCATCGTGGTCACCGACTCAACCCTCAGTTGGGCTGCCGCACGGTCGGGTCAGAGCATGGTGCGTGCACCCTTCACTATTCAGCTCTCCAGCTCTCTCTTCGTGCTCGGCAGCACCGTGGCGCAGGCCTCATCCGTGGTAGAGGTGACGGGACCAAGCAGCATCTCGCAGAAGTCTGCATTGGCTGTGGACTACGCCAAGTGCACCGGCTGTGCTCAGGGTCTGGTGTACTTCACCGACTTTGTTAGGGTGTGGGACCGCAGCTTGCTTCGCGTCTCTCACTCCAGCGTCAagggcgccgccggcaagcCGCTGATCGGCATAGCACAGAGAGCAGGGGCCAGTCTAGCGGTGGAAAACAGTCTGTTCGTTGTCGAGAACGTGTCATCGCCCACCAGTAACCTCATCGACGCTCCCGTCAGCATGGGCACCGATGCGCAGATCACCCTACGCGCTGTGGCAGTGAAGAGCATTGGTGCCACGAtggccggcggcgtcacTGCGCAACTCTTGACGGCAGACGACATCGCCCAACAAATTCCCTCCGTGTCCGTGGTGCCGGACaccagctgcgctgcggcctGCGTCCCCACGGCCACGGTCGACTCCCGCTGCAAGTGCACCTGCAATGCTGACATGCCGAACATGAACTTCTGCACGGCCATGAAGGACCCCTACACAAACTACGCCTACCTCGGCTGCTCGGTGGGCTGCACAACGTGCTTCAACGAGACGGCCTGCCTCGAGTGCAGGCCGAGCTACGAGATGCTGCCCAGCATGACATGCTCGCTAACCGGACTTCAGTGCACAGACCCGAACTGCAAAACCTGCACAACTTACGGCCAGTGCACCGACTGCAACGACGGCTACGgtctcacctcctccagcgcttgcgtgcgctgcagtgtAGCGGGCTGCAAGAGCTGCCCCATTGACGCTAACGTCTGCGAAGTGTgtctcggcggcagcgagccggTCAACAATATGTGCCCCTGCACCGACGCCAACTGCGCCAGCTGCCCCAGCGACGCGGGCACGTGCACTCAGTGCGCGAACGGCTACGGTCTCGTGGACGGCGCCTGTGTGAGGTGCCAGGTGCCCAACTGCTtcagctgcgacagcgacgcgaaTAAGTGCACACAATGTGCGCCGAACTACTACCTCACCCCGCTCTTGACCTGCTCCCCGGTGGCCTGCAACATCGAGCACTGCATGCAGTGCGATCCAcagacgccgtcgcgctgccaGGAGTGCGTGGCCCCCTACGTGGTCGACAGCTATGACGGCCTCTGCAGGCTCTCCGACGCC
- a CDS encoding surface antigen-like protein, which produces MSVKHLLMAAVLAAVACSVVMASDASSLSSPSAPARGSISLATMRTVPSSKSSSNSSSATGANETASTTFTTTNTVSTAASSCAVSNCAACSSTNPNVCTTCSPGYAVDRLGQCMVVGSCNVAHCVTCHTNDNARCLSCASGYMPTASFKCVPEQSRNAAFRTSSLVVSVGVALVGTALTMA; this is translated from the coding sequence ATGAGCGTGAAGCACCTGCTGATGGCCGCAGTGCTGGCAGCCGTCGCATGCTCGGTGGTCATGGCGTCGGATGCCTCGAGCTTGTCGTCCCCAAGCGCCCCAGCTCGCGGATCGATCTCCCTTGCAACCATGCGGACAGTGCCGTccagcaagagcagcagcaactcgTCGAGTGCAACTGGCGCCAATGAGACGGCGTCTACCACCTTCACCACAACGAACACCGTGAGCACAGCGGCATCTTCGTGCGCCGTTTCGAactgcgccgcctgctcgaGCACGAACCCGAATGTCTGCACGACGTGCAGTCCCGGCTACGCCGTCGACCGCCTTGGCCAGTGCATGGTTGTCGGCTCCTGCAACGTCGCCCACTGCGTCACGTGCCACACAAACGACAACGCGCGTTGCTTGAGCTGCGCCTCGGGCTACATGCCGACGGCCTCGTTCAAGTGCGTCCCGGAGCAATCTAGAAATGCGGCCTTCCGCACTTCCTCCCTGGTCGTCTCTGTCGGTGTGGCATTGGTGGGCACTGCACTGACCATGGCCTAA
- a CDS encoding surface antigen-like protein — MSAFDFRSSPHKRGAAAVLLLFAIAAVAPLTVSAQAIDDYPPVACDSTVPNCLECRKVGMLSLCSNCKEGYSTAVSPMTPTEFGKCKPYDPSTCRLDNCLRCAADDNTKCVQCPVGYPNINTYLCDGTTAAPTTAAPTTSAPSTTTTASPTTAAPTTAAPTTTTTTTTAVPTTAAPTTSAPSTDCQAPSCAICVPGNQYTCAVCESGMVLMASGQCMAAGSCSMTNCAQCYPNDSNRCSSCEPGYALTVSYTCIPRKSGNSAAAPTPVLAALVIVAVAATVAYVM; from the coding sequence ATGTCTGCCTTTGACTTCCGCAGCAGTCCCCacaagcgcggcgccgccgccgttcttCTGCTgttcgccatcgccgctgtaGCCCCCTTGACAGTGTCTGCACAGGCCATCGACGACTACCCTCCTGTTGCCTGTGACAGCACAGTGCCCAACTGCCTGGAATGCCGGAAAGTGGGGATGTTAAGCCTGTGCTCGAACTGCAAGGAAGGCTACTCGACCGCTGTCTCACCCATGACCCCCACCGAGTTCGGCAAGTGCAAGCCCTACGATCCGAGCACATGCCGCCTTGACAACTGtttgcgctgcgccgccgatgaCAACACCAAGTGCGTGCAGTGCCCTGTCGGCTACCCGAACATCAACACTTACCTCTGCGATGGGACCACGGCGGCCCCGACGACTGCGGCTCCGACAACGTCggccccctccaccaccaccacggcgtCCCCGACAACTGCGGCCCCCACAACTGCAGCcccgaccaccaccaccactaccaccacgGCGGTCCCGACAACTGCAGCTCCGACAACCTCAGCCCCCTCCACCGACTGCCAGGCCCCGTCGTGCGCCATCTGTGTGCCCGGCAACCAGTACACTTGCGCCGTGTGCGAGTCCGGCATGGTGCTGATGGCGTCCGGCCAGTGCATGGCCGCTGGCTCCTGCAGCATGACCAACTGCGCGCAGTGCTACCCGAACGACAGCAaccgctgctcctcgtgcGAACCCGGCTACGCCCTCACCGTCTCGTACACCTGCATCCCGCGCAAGTCAGGCAactcggcggctgcgccgacgccggtgttggcggcgctggtcATAGTGGCGGTTGCAGCGACCGTGGCGTATGTCATGTAG